A window of Nicotiana tabacum cultivar K326 chromosome 24, ASM71507v2, whole genome shotgun sequence contains these coding sequences:
- the LOC107817823 gene encoding uncharacterized protein LOC107817823 isoform X2: MSVDAEFPYGPSILTDEKLPEVGNSAAPCQNSSSNDAVVFTKETSNCPADNGQMKRNTVSEITGIEEMSGESGGSDKSNDDEKLSKGCAEDAKADGNNEDKLQSDQSENAENADSDGQGAPSMVTEIKGVSEIGGDFKGDVQLVCEESGQTAASTVIEIQAVEEIKGESTGSRKNDKSVDAEETDMNSSMAVNPVIETVGMEEMRGESSDPRRSNDDRSEESGEAENADSSCQRAPHSAMEMTALEKMGCLSSFVENSSGDRSQCDQSENAKNEDINGQEPPNMVTKIKGINEIGGDSDGDVKLACEESADTEKVESNGQASPSTVTEITAIEEIRPESNGLSKIDESVDAEKAGSNNSLSTDIVTEINELEDESNGAEKINNFSEITGIQVESNGAGEISDDKLACQESTNTEKGGDSNGDVKLVCEESSDTEKVESNSQAASSTVTEITTTEEIRPESNGLSKIDESVDVEKAGSNNSLPTDIVTEINELEDESNGAEKINNFSEITGIQVESNGAEEISDDKLACQESTNTEKGGDSNGDVKLVCEESSDTKKVESNIQAAPSTVTEITTIEEIRPESNGLSKIDESVDVEKSGSNNSLATNIVTEINGLEDESNGAEKINNVSEITGIQVESNGAEEISDDKLACQESTNTEKGGDSDGDVKLVCEESSDIGKVESNGQAAPSTVTEITAIEEIRPESNGLSKINESVDAEKAGSNSSLATDIVTEINGLEDESNGAEKINNVSEITGIQVESNGAEEISDDKLACQESKHTENADSQIQSVSNVVSEIKGTEDIEGESDVAEKRTDGNSTCGERKDAEAMNSGSPVYTGVDSVTSGKESTNNPVNDVQNVHNTVFETKCNEEIGSASNGDKDIDDKVMHQRDEESERLQSDGLASDGMSCNAEFSQSLSTFADSNFSEVGNYCASSTKDMSSNDAFGAKNEALYNCADDSQLGPNLVREGSGVENLEGVSNGADNSINNGILYENCADTEKSHIGSDNVGVHGDAEVPIDQSVLADVKLCEVGNSSASSIKDVCRDVVSGNTLNEPVHDSKMVPMPNTAIEFTGIKKEEGESSVADQTSDDKFLHESEDAEKPPSTNIDERMSGNAEICHDQATLADLELSVAGNTSAPSTRDVPSNDAVTFGNETLTRPIEIDQESANMSIEIAGAEETGGGSDRSNDDKLMCEQGGDAEISSTSDLLTTSAECSSVDAVAVRDMNASAAKGFNFLIRMPRFDDEKLRECIRVAELNVDEKTQHRDAFRQKIRNKRANCQTHGAEFEAAKTQERDARKQVRTKRAEISTLQDVIDKAKNAVAIDEIDNRICNMEHIIGHETLPLKEEKLLIREIKQLKQLRGQISSNIGRQDEVQKALDERDVNEEQLRILKKELDNLKIKASKAETIAMAASRKYEDESRKLKELQAQFKAADDIRQEAYEELRNLKKGFYEKNVHFRTYKDEATLASDHARKREMEALNHLCVNQVERYMELWNKNAEFRKEYIRCNTRSTLRRFGTLDGRTLGPDEEPTVLPSYMEQRVARLVARVDKVNFVSQAPVSQQEKQAVLLKDEIKDDKITLQAAEKMNPIEKMKEEAPKPIQREMSVVDEPKEAEQLQTAQELEAARKEEEQRKREEAARLKEQRRLEEIAKAKEALERKKRNAEKAQLRAELRAQKEEEQRLKEKEKRLRKKERKKGAVGETQTETNDGETALVSTSPRETVKEPEAAENPQTTTKKPQKPSQYTKQIKTKSTIPPPLRNRSRRKLQQWIWLTISCLVVIALFFLGNIGFFTNLKQRGSPRF; the protein is encoded by the exons ATGTCTGTTGATGCTGAGTTTCCCTATGGTCCATCCATCTTAACTGACGAAAAATTGCCAGAAGTGGGGAATTCAGCTGCTCCATGCCAAAATTCATCTAGCAATGACGCTGTTGTGTTTACAAAAGAAACTTCGAACTGCCCTGCTGATAATGGTCAAATGAAACGTAATACAGTGTCAGAGATAACAGGCATTGAAGAAATGAGTGGTGAATCTGGTGGTTCAGACAAAAGTAATGATGATGAAAAATTAAGTAAAGGATGTGCAGAAGATGCAAAAGCAGATGGCAACAATGAAGACAAGTTACAAAGTGACCAAAGTGAGAACGCTGAAAATGCAGACAGTGATGGTCAAGGGGCACCGAGCATGGTCACAGAAATTAAAGGTGTCAGTGAAATAGGAGGTGATTTTAAAGGAGATGTCCAATTAGTATGTGAAGAAAGTGGCCAAACTGCAGCTAGCACTGTTATAGAGATACAAGCCGTTGAAGAAATTAAGGGTGAATCTACTGgttcaaggaaaaatgataagaGTGTGGATGCTGAAGAGACGGATATGAACAGTTCAATGGCTGTCAACCCTGTTATTGAGACAGTAGGCATGGAAGAAATGCGAGGCGAATCTAGTGACCCTCGCAGAAGTAATGATGACAGAAGTGAAGAAAGTGGGGAAGCTGAAAACGCAGACAGCAGCTGCCAAAGGGCACCTCACTCAGCCATGGAGATGACGGCATTGGAGAAAATGGGATGTCTATCTAGTTTTGTAGAGAACAGCAGCGGAGACAGGTCACAATGTGACCAAAGTGAGAATGCTAAAAATGAAGACATTAATGGTCAAGAGCCACCCAACATGGTCACCAAAATCAAAGGAATCAATGAAATTGGAGGTGATTCTGATGGTGATGTCAAATTAGCATGTGAAGAAAGTGCAGATACTGAGAAGGTAGAGAGCAATGGCCAAGCGTCACCTAGCACTGTTACAGAGATTACAGCCATTGAAGAAATTAGGCCTGAATCTAATGGTTTAAGCAAAATTGATGAGAGTGTGGATGCTGAAAAGGCTGGCAGCAACAACTCACTATCTACCGACATTGTTACTGAGATCAATGAATTAGAAGACGAGTCTAATGGTGCAGAGAAAATTAACAATTTTTCTGAGATCACTGGAATACAAGTTGAGTCTAATGGTGCAGGGGAAATAAGTGATGATAAACTAGCATGCCAAGAGAGCACAAACACAGAAAAAGGAGGTGATTCTAATGGTGATGTCAAATTAGTATGTGAAGAAAGTTCAGATACTGAGAAGGTAGAGAGCAATAGCCAAGCGGCATCTAGCACTGTTACAGAGATTACAACCACTGAAGAAATTAGGCCTGAATCTAATGGTTTAAGCAAAATTGATGAGAGTGTGGATGTTGAAAAGGCTGGAAGTAACAATTCATTGCCTACCGACATTGTTACTGAGATCAATGAATTAGAAGACGAGTCTAATGGTGCAGAGAAAATTAACAATTTTTCTGAGATCACTGGAATACAAGTTGAGTCTAATGGTGCAGAGGAAATAAGTGATGATAAATTAGCATGCCAAGAGAGCACAAACACAGAAAAAGGAGGTGATTCTAATGGTGATGTCAAATTAGTATGTGAAGAAAGTTCAGATACTAAGAAGGTAGAGAGCAATATCCAAGCGGCACCTAGCACTGTTACAGAGATTACAACCATTGAAGAAATTAGGCCTGAATCTAATGGTTTAAGCAAAATCGATGAGAGTGTGGATGTTGAAAAGTCTGGTAGTAACAATTCATTGGCTACCAACATTGTTACTGAGATCAATGGATTAGAAGATGAGTCTAATGGTGCAGAGAAAATTAACAATGTTTCTGAGATCACTGGAATACAAGTTGAGTCTAATGGTGCAGAGGAAATAAGTGATGATAAACTAGCATGCCAAGAGAGCACAAACACAGAAAAAGGAGGTGATTCTGATGGTGATGTCAAATTAGTATGTGAAGAAAGTTCAGATATTGGGAAGGTAGAGAGCAATGGCCAAGCGGCACCTAGCACTGTTACGGAGATTACAGCCATTGAAGAAATTAGGCCTGAATCTAATGGTTTAAGCAAAATCAATGAGAGTGTGGATGCTGAAAAGGCTGGTAGCAACAGTTCACTGGCTACCGACATTGTTACTGAGATCAATGGATTAGAAGATGAGTCTAATGGTGCAGAGAAAATTAACAATGTTTCGGAGATCACTGGAATACAAGTCGAGTCTAATGGTGCAGAGGAAATAAGTGATGATAAACTAGCATGCCAAGAGAGCAAACACACTGAAAATGCAGACAGCCAAATTCAGAGTGTATCCAATGTGGTCAGTGAAATCAAAGGAACTGAAGATATAGAAGGTGAATCTGATGTCGCAGAAAAAAGGACTGATGGAAACTCAACCTGTGGAGAAAGGAAGGATGCTGAAGCAATGAATAGTGGCAGTCCAGTTTATACAGG CGTTGATTCTGTCACATCTGGAAAGGAGAGCACGAATAACCCGGTTAATGATGTTCAAAATGTGCACAACACTGTCTTCGAGACTAAATGCAATGAAGAAATTGGAAGTGCCTCTAATGGTGACAAAGATATAGATGACAAAGTGATGCACCAAAGAGATGAGGAGTCTGAAAGATTGCAGAGTGATGGTCTAGCTAGTGATGG GATGTCTTGTAATGCTGAGTTTTCCCAAAGCCTATCTACTTTCGCTGATTCAAACTTTTCTGAGGTGGGTAATTATTGTGCTTCAAGTACTAAAGACATGTCTAGCAACGATGCTTTTGGGGCCAAAAATGAAGCTTTGTATAACTGTGCTGATGATTCTCAACTGGGACCTAACTTGGTCAGAGAGGGTAGTGGAGTTGAAAATTTGGAAGGTGTATCGAATGGTGCGGACAACAGTATTAACAACGGAATACTTTACGAGAACTGCGCGGATACTGAAAAATCGCACATCGGTTCAGATAATGTGGG GGTGCATGGTGATGCTGAAGTTCCCATTGACCAGTCTGTTTTAGCTGATGTAAAATTGTGTGAAGTTGGGAACTCTTCTGCTTCAAGTATTAAAGATGTGTGTCGCGATGTTGTATCTGGAAATACTTTGAATGAGCCCGTTCATGACAGTAAAATGGTGCCCATGCCAAATACGGCTATAGAGTTCACTGGCATTAAGAAAGAAGAAGGTGAATCTAGTGTTGCAGACCAAACCAGTGATGACAAATTTTTACATGAAAGTGAGGATGCTGAAAAACCACCGAGCACAAATATTGATGAAAG GATGTCTGGCAATGCTGAAATATGCCATGATCAGGCTACTTTGGCTGACTTAGAGTTGTCTGTAGCGGGAAATACTTCCGCTCCAAGCACTAGAGATGTTCCTAGCAATGATGCTGTGACATTTGGGAACGAGACTTTGACTCGCCCAATCGAAATTGATCAAGAGTCAGCCAACATGAGCATAGAGATTGCAGGCGCTGAAGAAACGGGAGGTGGTTCAGACAGGAGTAATGATGACAAACTAATGTGTGAACAAGGTGGGGATGCTGAAATTTCAAGTACTAGTGATTTGTTGACCACTTCGGCTGAGTGTTCCTCTGTGGACGCTGTGGCTGTAAGGGATATGAATGCGAGTGCAGCAAAGGGATTTAACTTCCTGATAAGgatgccaagatttgatgatgaaaaactCCGAGAATGTATCAGAGTAGCTGAGCTAAATGTTGATGAGAAGACGCAACACAGGGATGCCTTTAGACAAAAAATCCGAAACAAAAGA GCCAATTGCCAAACTCATGGTGCTGAATTTGAAGCTGCCAAAACTCAAGAGAGAGATGCTAGAAAGCAAGTTAGGACAAAACGTGCAGAGATCTCAACTCTTCAAGATGTGATTGATAAAGCAAAGAATGCAGTTGCCATTGATGAGATTGATAATAGG ATTTGTAATATGGAACACATTATTGGGCATGAAACACTACCTTTGAAGGAGGAAAAGCTCCTAATTCGTGAAATCAAGCAACTAAAGCAGCTTCGTGGACAGATTTCATCCAACATTGGTAGGCAGGATGAAGTGCAGAAGGCTCTGGATGAGAGAGATGTAAACGAAGAACAATTGAGG ATCTTGAAGAAAGAACTTGATAACCTTAAAATCAAGGCCTCAAAAGCTGAAACGATTGCGATGGCAGCTAGCCGAAAATATGAAGATGAGAGTCGAAAGCTCAAAGAATTGCAAGCGCAGTTTAAAGCTGCAGATGATATCCGACAAGAAGCATATGAAGAATTGCGGAATTTAAAAAAGGGATTCTATGAGAAG AATGTTCATTTCCGGACATACAAGGATGAAGCGACTTTGGCTAGTGATCATGCACGAAAGAGAGAAATGGAGGCTCTTAATCACCTCTGTGTGAATCAG GTCGAAAGGTACATGGAACTTTGGAATAAGAATGCTGAGTTCAGAAAGGAGTACATCAGGTGTAATACAAGAAGTACGTTGAGGAGATTTGGGACCTTGGATGGTCGTACACTTGGCCCTGATGAGGAGCCAACTGTACTTCCCAGTTACATGGAGCAAAGAGTTGCTAGGCTGGTTGCTCGTGTAGATAAAGTTAATTTTGTGTCACAAGCTCCGGTCTCTCAGCAAGAAAAGCAAGCAGTACTTTTAAAGGATGAAATTAAGGATGACAAAATCACGCTGCAAGCAGCAGAAAAAATGAATCCGATtgagaaaatgaaagaagaagctCCGAAACCAATTCAAAGAGAGATGAGTGTGGTTGATGAGCCAAAAGAGGCCGAGCAACTGCAAACTGCTCAGGAGCTGGAGGCTGCTAGAAAGGAGGAGGAACAGAGGAAGCGTGAGGAAGCAGCCAGGTTGAAAGAGCAACGGCGGTTGGAGGAGATTGCAAAGGCTAAGGAGGCATTAGAAAGGAAAAAACGCAATGCAGAAAAGGCCCAACTGAGGGCTGAATTACGAGCCCAGAAGGAAGAAGAACAGAGACTGAAG GAGAAGGAGAAAAGGCTGCGGAAGAAGGAAAGGAAGAAGGGTGCTGTAGGTGAAACACAGACCGAAACTAATGATGGTGAAACTGCTTTGGTTTCCACCAGCCCGAGAGAAACTGTCAAGGAGCCGGAGGCTGCTGAGAATCCTCAAACGACCACTAAGAAGCCTCAGAAACCATCTCAATATACAAAGCAGATCAAGACAAAATCCACCATTCCTCCCCCGCTTCGCAACAGAagtagaaggaaattgcagcagtgGATTTGGTTAACTATTTCTTGCTTGGTTGTTATTGCTCTATTTTTTCTAGGAAACATTGGCTTCTTCACCAATTTGAAGCAGCGAGGAAGCCCGAGATTTTAG